Proteins from a single region of Bombus pascuorum chromosome 5, iyBomPasc1.1, whole genome shotgun sequence:
- the LOC132906967 gene encoding uncharacterized protein LOC132906967 isoform X3, with the protein MEENRERSNAATKSMDLLGLTFQSLDFRDSKPQEDDFLDLENQGCEESSKQSKKKPWEKSEEDLTSCTKTENQHLNKQLRIISLDEVAWHDTANNCWIVIHDFVYDCTELLKNHPGGSDVILEYAGRDATLAFIGTGHSSMARQSLERYLIGELPLEERIFRVSNGVKVAGF; encoded by the exons ATGGAGGAAAATCGGGA ACGTAGCAACGCAGCGACCAAAAGCATGGATCTGCTCGGTTTAACCTTCCAGTCTCTGGATTTCAGGGACAGTAAACCTCAAGAAGACGATTTCCTTGACTTGGAAAACCAAGGATGCGAGGAGTCTTCCAAACAGTCTAAGAAGAAACCATGGGAAAAATCTGAGGAAGACTTGACATCGTGTACCAAGACCGAAAACCAACATCTAAACAAACAACTGAGGATAATTAGCTTGGACGAAGTGGCGTGGCATGACACTGCTAACAATTGCTGGATCGTGATACACGATTTTGTTTACGACTGCACGGAGTTGTTGAAGAACCATCCTGGTGGATCAGACGTGATTCTTGAATACGCTGGCAGAGACGCGACTTTGGCGTTCATTGGCACTGGACACTCTTCTATGGCGAGGCAGAGCTTAGAGAGATACCTCATTGGTGAACTTCCGCTCGAAGAAAGAATCTTTCGTGTATCCAACGGGGTCAAAGTTGCTGGATTCTAA
- the LOC132906967 gene encoding uncharacterized protein LOC132906967 isoform X2 — MEENREYERKRSNAATKSMDLLGLTFQSLDFRDSKPQEDDFLDLENQGCEESSKQSKKKPWEKSEEDLTSCTKTENQHLNKQLRIISLDEVAWHDTANNCWIVIHDFVYDCTELLKNHPGGSDVILEYAGRDATLAFIGTGHSSMARQSLERYLIGELPLEERIFRVSNGVKVAGF, encoded by the exons ATGGAGGAAAATCGGGAGTATGAACGAAA ACGTAGCAACGCAGCGACCAAAAGCATGGATCTGCTCGGTTTAACCTTCCAGTCTCTGGATTTCAGGGACAGTAAACCTCAAGAAGACGATTTCCTTGACTTGGAAAACCAAGGATGCGAGGAGTCTTCCAAACAGTCTAAGAAGAAACCATGGGAAAAATCTGAGGAAGACTTGACATCGTGTACCAAGACCGAAAACCAACATCTAAACAAACAACTGAGGATAATTAGCTTGGACGAAGTGGCGTGGCATGACACTGCTAACAATTGCTGGATCGTGATACACGATTTTGTTTACGACTGCACGGAGTTGTTGAAGAACCATCCTGGTGGATCAGACGTGATTCTTGAATACGCTGGCAGAGACGCGACTTTGGCGTTCATTGGCACTGGACACTCTTCTATGGCGAGGCAGAGCTTAGAGAGATACCTCATTGGTGAACTTCCGCTCGAAGAAAGAATCTTTCGTGTATCCAACGGGGTCAAAGTTGCTGGATTCTAA